From Symphalangus syndactylus isolate Jambi chromosome X, NHGRI_mSymSyn1-v2.1_pri, whole genome shotgun sequence, the proteins below share one genomic window:
- the TCEAL2 gene encoding transcription elongation factor A protein-like 2, translated as MEKLFNENEGMPSNQGKIDNEEQPPDEGKPEVACTLEDKKLENEGKTENKGKTDKEPLKDKEKPESAGKAKGEGKSERKGKSEMEGGSEREGKPERGGRAEGEGQPDSEREPESEGEPESETRAAGKRPAEDDVPRKAKRKTNKGLAQYLKQYKEAIHDMNFSNEDMIREFDNMARVEDKRRKSKQKLGAFLWMQRNLQDPFYPRGPREFRGGCRAPRRDTEDIPYV; from the coding sequence ATGGAAAAACTCTTCAATGAAAATGAAGGAATGCCTTCAAACCAAGGAAAGATAGACAATGAAGAACAGCCACCGGACGAGGGAAAGCCAGAAGTAGCTTGTACTCTGGAAGACAAGAAGTTAGAAAACGagggaaagacagaaaacaaggGCAAGACAGATAAGGAACCgttaaaggataaagaaaagcCAGAGAGTGCGGGAAAggcaaaaggagaaggaaagtcagagaggaagggaaagtcagagatggagggaggatcagagagagagggaaagccaGAGAGAGGGGGAAGGGCAGAGGGTGAAGGACAGCCAGACAGTGAAAGAGAGCCAGAGAGTGAGGGAGAGCCAGAAAGTGAAACAAGGGCTGCAGGAAAGCGCCCAGCTGAGGATGATGtacccaggaaagccaaaagaaaaaccaacaagGGGCTGGCTCAGTACCTCAAGCAATATAAGGAAGCCATACATGACATGAATTTCAGCAATGAGGACATGATAAGAGAATTTGACAACATGGCTAGGGTGGaggataaaaggagaaaaagcaaacagaaattgGGGGCGTTTTTGTGGATGCAAAGAAATTTACAGGACCCCTTCTATCCTAGGGGTCCACGGGAATTCAGGGGTGGCTGCAGGGCCCCACGAAGGGAcactgaagatattccttatgtGTAG